One Porphyromonas pogonae genomic region harbors:
- the bcp gene encoding thioredoxin-dependent thiol peroxidase, giving the protein MQIGDKAPDLLGKDQDGKEIRLSDYPGKKIALYFYPKDNTSGCTAEACSLRDGIGALSAQGYQIIGVSKDSAKSHKGFIEKHSLPFPLIADTETSLQQAFGVWVEKSMYGRKYMGTERTTFIINESGTIERIFRGKEVKTKDHADQILSDK; this is encoded by the coding sequence ATGCAAATAGGAGATAAAGCGCCTGACTTATTGGGTAAAGATCAGGATGGCAAAGAAATAAGACTATCAGATTATCCGGGTAAAAAAATAGCCTTATATTTTTATCCGAAAGACAATACATCCGGTTGTACCGCAGAAGCCTGTAGTTTACGCGATGGAATAGGAGCCCTCTCAGCTCAAGGCTATCAGATAATAGGAGTGAGTAAAGACTCGGCCAAGAGTCATAAAGGATTCATCGAGAAACACAGTCTACCATTCCCTCTCATTGCAGATACGGAAACCTCGCTTCAACAAGCTTTTGGTGTATGGGTAGAGAAAAGCATGTACGGCCGCAAGTATATGGGTACAGAGCGTACTACATTCATCATCAATGAATCGGGCACAATTGAGCGTATATTTAGAGGAAAGGAAGTCAAAACCAAAGATCACGCAGATCAAATACTCTCAGATAAATAA
- a CDS encoding HsdM family class I SAM-dependent methyltransferase → MSNIEEIKQQTYALIDRLKSTTTNNGLAGSGNEYVVIVETFLYKFLNDKFIYEAKKEKPDLATADDFFAALDAMTEDEYEEMCDSMFDTIILKKEHLIPFLAKRQNEDKFAELFDSTLESIANENEEIFYILNEDETRISIMKPISDVVSGGTNKKNAFCRSLIGDVASFSFENAFEAGYDFFSTIFEYLIKDYNANGGGNYAEYYTPHSIAAIMAKLLVAPCEDVRSVTCYDPSAGTGTLVIALAHAIGEQNCTVYTQDISDKSSTMMMLNLILNSMSHSLTHVIQGNTLKHPFHKNEDGSLRKFNYIVSNPPFKLDFSDYHSDLKNDTYKGRFFAGVPNIPNKNKAGMEIYLCFFQHLLYSLKDDGKAAIVVPTGFITAKSGIAYKIRKHLVDGEKSILRGVVSMPSNIFANTGTNVSVVFIDKSGVDKPVLIDASKLGETIKDNGIQKTKLRAEEIDKIVETFRNKEAVEDFSVTPSFDEIKEKGYSFSAGQYFDIKIDYVDITEEEFKARMASFRQTLTEQFAESHRLENEIMRQLDSLKFNE, encoded by the coding sequence ATGAGCAATATAGAAGAAATAAAACAGCAAACATATGCTCTTATTGATAGGTTGAAGAGCACCACTACCAATAACGGCTTGGCAGGAAGTGGCAACGAGTATGTAGTCATCGTAGAAACTTTCCTTTATAAGTTCCTCAACGACAAGTTTATTTACGAGGCAAAGAAAGAAAAGCCTGATTTGGCAACGGCTGATGATTTCTTTGCAGCTTTGGATGCTATGACTGAAGATGAATACGAGGAAATGTGCGACAGCATGTTTGACACTATCATTCTGAAAAAGGAACACCTGATACCTTTCCTTGCCAAAAGGCAGAATGAGGATAAGTTTGCGGAGCTGTTTGATTCCACATTGGAGAGTATCGCTAATGAAAATGAGGAGATTTTCTATATTCTCAATGAGGACGAAACGAGAATATCCATTATGAAACCTATTTCAGATGTGGTGTCCGGTGGAACGAACAAGAAAAATGCTTTCTGTCGTTCACTGATTGGTGATGTGGCAAGTTTCTCCTTTGAGAATGCTTTTGAGGCAGGCTATGATTTTTTCTCTACGATATTCGAATATCTTATCAAGGATTACAATGCCAATGGTGGGGGTAACTATGCTGAATACTACACTCCTCACTCCATTGCCGCAATCATGGCAAAACTGCTTGTTGCCCCTTGTGAAGATGTGAGAAGTGTTACATGCTACGACCCCTCCGCCGGAACGGGTACATTGGTTATCGCCTTGGCTCATGCCATTGGCGAGCAGAACTGCACCGTTTACACACAGGACATCAGCGACAAGTCGTCTACAATGATGATGCTGAACCTGATACTCAACAGCATGAGCCACTCGCTCACACATGTCATACAGGGCAACACATTGAAACATCCGTTCCATAAGAACGAGGATGGTTCCTTGCGCAAGTTTAACTACATTGTCAGCAATCCACCTTTCAAACTCGACTTCTCCGACTATCATAGTGATTTGAAGAATGACACCTACAAGGGCCGTTTCTTCGCAGGAGTTCCCAATATCCCCAACAAGAACAAGGCGGGGATGGAGATTTATCTCTGTTTCTTCCAACATTTGCTTTACAGTCTGAAAGATGATGGCAAAGCGGCTATCGTTGTCCCTACGGGATTCATCACAGCCAAGAGCGGTATCGCTTACAAAATTCGTAAGCATTTGGTAGATGGAGAAAAATCTATTTTGCGTGGCGTTGTGAGTATGCCAAGTAATATCTTTGCCAATACAGGAACAAATGTAAGCGTTGTTTTCATCGACAAGTCAGGAGTGGACAAACCTGTATTGATAGATGCAAGCAAACTTGGAGAGACCATTAAAGACAATGGCATACAGAAAACAAAATTACGTGCAGAGGAAATAGATAAAATTGTAGAAACTTTCCGCAACAAAGAAGCCGTGGAGGATTTCTCTGTTACACCTTCATTTGACGAGATTAAAGAAAAAGGCTATAGTTTCTCCGCAGGTCAGTATTTCGACATCAAGATTGACTATGTGGATATTACCGAAGAAGAATTCAAGGCTCGTATGGCTTCTTTCCGTCAGACGCTTACAGAACAGTTTGCCGAAAGCCACAGACTTGAAAATGAAATCATGCGCCAGCTGGATAGTTTGAAATTTAACGAGTAA
- a CDS encoding DUF1896 domain-containing protein, with product MNNKKNNEGQSDFSYYGLYLMDYLRTNKFEQATDTAFIRERADRAAETYEKARIEGYPTDGAQELAMETLLRGLHYSRYAMLHEVVENEFANEVPEEKQEAFIHKLLPLVGNVFSVYDLSDDNFALSSDYDLLYTELTGATVLYIGEYGV from the coding sequence ATGAACAACAAGAAGAACAACGAAGGGCAGTCCGACTTTTCCTATTACGGTCTGTACCTGATGGACTACCTCCGCACGAACAAGTTTGAACAGGCTACCGACACCGCTTTCATACGGGAACGCGCCGATCGTGCCGCCGAAACGTATGAAAAGGCGCGGATTGAAGGCTATCCCACCGACGGTGCGCAGGAACTGGCGATGGAAACACTGCTGCGCGGGTTGCACTATTCCCGGTACGCCATGCTCCACGAAGTCGTGGAGAACGAGTTTGCCAACGAAGTGCCGGAAGAGAAACAAGAAGCCTTTATCCATAAACTCCTGCCGCTTGTCGGCAACGTGTTCTCCGTCTATGACCTTTCGGACGACAACTTCGCCCTGTCTTCCGATTACGACCTGCTCTATACGGAGCTGACGGGGGCAACCGTCCTTTACATCGGGGAATATGGCGTTTAA
- a CDS encoding helix-turn-helix domain-containing protein: protein MINENNDVFTMEDEPIASVMQDMRKGSKWLSAFLENYRPPLDGERYLTDGEVAELLRVSRRTLQEYRNNRVLPFILLGGKVLYPETGLREVLEANYRKPLE, encoded by the coding sequence ATGATAAACGAGAACAACGATGTTTTTACGATGGAAGACGAGCCGATAGCCTCTGTGATGCAGGATATGCGCAAAGGCTCAAAATGGCTGTCCGCATTTCTGGAGAATTACCGTCCTCCGCTGGACGGGGAGCGTTACCTGACGGACGGCGAGGTGGCGGAACTGCTCCGTGTAAGCCGACGCACCTTGCAGGAATACCGCAACAACCGCGTGTTGCCCTTCATACTTTTGGGAGGGAAGGTGCTTTACCCGGAAACGGGGTTGCGCGAGGTACTGGAAGCGAACTACCGCAAGCCGCTGGAGTGA
- a CDS encoding site-specific integrase, whose amino-acid sequence MKSTFSVIYYLKRQVVKKDGTVPVMGRITVDGSQTQFSCKLTVDPKLWDTKGGRVTGRSTAALETNRMLDKMRVRINRHYQEIMERDNFVTAEKVKNAFLGLEHRHHTLMQVFRQHNEDYEKQVEAGMKAKGTLLKYRTVYKHLQEFLDIRYHVKDIALKELTPAFISDFEMFLRTDKHCCTNTVWLYVCPLRTMVFIAINNEWLTRDPFREYEIKKEETTRSFLTKEEIRLLMDGKLKNAKQELYRDLYLFCAFTGLSFSDMRSLTEENIRTYFDEHEWININRQKTGVVSNIRLLDIANRIIGKYRGLCEDGRIFPVPHYNTCLAGIRAVAKRCGITKHITWHQSRHTAATTVFLSNGVPIETVSSMLGHKSIKTTQIYAKITKEKLNQDMENLVARLSGIEEFAGCTI is encoded by the coding sequence ATGAAGAGTACATTTTCAGTAATCTACTACCTCAAGCGTCAGGTAGTGAAAAAGGACGGGACAGTTCCCGTCATGGGACGCATCACAGTTGACGGCAGCCAAACGCAGTTCAGCTGCAAGCTGACTGTCGATCCGAAATTGTGGGACACCAAAGGTGGACGTGTCACGGGCAGAAGCACGGCGGCACTCGAAACGAACCGTATGCTTGACAAGATGCGGGTACGCATCAACAGGCACTATCAGGAAATCATGGAGCGTGATAATTTCGTCACAGCGGAGAAAGTCAAGAACGCATTTCTTGGACTGGAACACCGCCATCATACACTTATGCAGGTGTTCCGCCAGCACAACGAGGACTACGAGAAACAGGTGGAGGCAGGCATGAAAGCCAAAGGCACGCTGTTGAAGTACCGCACCGTTTACAAGCACCTGCAAGAGTTCCTCGACATCCGCTACCATGTGAAGGACATCGCCCTGAAAGAGCTTACCCCGGCTTTCATCTCCGATTTCGAGATGTTCCTGCGCACGGACAAGCACTGCTGCACCAATACCGTGTGGCTGTATGTCTGCCCGCTACGGACGATGGTTTTCATCGCCATCAACAACGAGTGGCTGACACGCGACCCGTTCCGCGAGTATGAAATCAAGAAGGAGGAAACGACACGCAGTTTCCTGACCAAAGAGGAAATACGCCTGCTGATGGACGGGAAACTGAAAAACGCCAAACAAGAACTGTACCGTGACCTCTACCTGTTCTGCGCCTTCACCGGGTTATCGTTTTCGGATATGCGCAGCCTCACAGAAGAGAATATCCGCACCTACTTCGACGAACACGAGTGGATAAACATCAACCGCCAGAAAACGGGCGTGGTGTCCAACATCCGCCTGCTCGACATCGCCAACCGCATAATCGGCAAATACCGGGGGCTGTGCGAGGACGGCAGGATATTCCCCGTACCGCATTATAACACGTGCCTTGCCGGTATCCGTGCCGTCGCCAAGCGTTGCGGCATCACCAAGCATATCACGTGGCATCAGAGCCGCCACACGGCAGCCACGACGGTATTCCTCTCCAACGGCGTACCCATCGAAACCGTCAGTTCCATGCTCGGACACAAGAGCATAAAGACGACGCAGATTTACGCTAAGATAACGAAAGAGAAACTCAATCAGGACATGGAGAACCTTGTGGCAAGATTGAGCGGCATTGAGGAATTTGCAGGTTGCACCATCTAA
- a CDS encoding helix-turn-helix transcriptional regulator, whose protein sequence is MKLNRIKLVLVEKEVSQTQLAKELGKSFSTINAYCSNRKQPSLDLLNKIAEYLSVNIKDLIVDK, encoded by the coding sequence ATGAAACTAAACAGAATAAAACTCGTACTTGTGGAAAAAGAAGTTTCCCAAACGCAATTGGCAAAGGAACTTGGCAAGAGTTTCAGCACAATCAATGCGTATTGCAGCAATCGCAAACAGCCTTCTTTAGACTTGCTGAATAAAATTGCAGAATATCTATCCGTGAATATCAAGGACTTAATTGTCGATAAATAA
- the recA gene encoding recombinase RecA — MFEETIESANTHKKQPDENKLKALKMAMEKIEKVHGKGAIMNMGANQVESVSVISTGSIGLDLALGVGGYPRGRIIEIYGPESSGKTTLAIHAIAEAQKAGGLAAIIDAEHAFDPGYAEKLGVDVSSLWISQPDNGEQALEIAEQLIRSSAVDIIVIDSVAALTPKAEIEGDMGDSRVGLHARLMSQALRKITGAVSKSNTTCIFINQLREKIGVMFGNPETTTGGNALKFYASVRLDIRKSTPIKDGDEILGNLTRVKVVKNKVAPPFRKADFDIVYGEGISKTGEIIDLGTDLNIIKKSGSWFSYGDTKLGQGREAAKSTVKDNPELMEELIDKITQAIKTEHK; from the coding sequence ATGTTTGAAGAAACTATTGAGTCGGCTAATACTCATAAAAAACAACCTGATGAGAACAAGCTGAAGGCACTCAAGATGGCCATGGAAAAAATAGAGAAAGTACATGGGAAAGGAGCTATTATGAATATGGGAGCCAACCAAGTAGAATCGGTAAGTGTAATATCTACGGGCTCTATAGGTTTGGACTTAGCCTTGGGAGTAGGAGGATATCCTCGTGGCCGTATTATTGAGATATACGGTCCGGAATCTTCGGGAAAAACCACACTGGCTATTCATGCTATTGCAGAAGCTCAAAAGGCGGGTGGTCTAGCAGCTATTATTGATGCAGAACATGCTTTCGATCCGGGATATGCTGAGAAGCTTGGAGTTGATGTAAGCAGCCTATGGATATCACAGCCGGATAATGGTGAGCAGGCTTTGGAAATAGCCGAGCAACTTATCCGATCATCAGCGGTAGATATCATTGTAATAGACTCTGTGGCAGCCCTTACTCCAAAGGCTGAAATAGAAGGGGATATGGGAGATAGCCGTGTAGGTCTCCATGCTCGACTCATGTCCCAAGCTCTTCGAAAAATCACAGGTGCTGTAAGCAAATCAAATACAACCTGCATCTTTATCAATCAGCTTAGAGAGAAGATTGGTGTAATGTTTGGTAATCCCGAAACTACTACCGGAGGTAACGCCTTGAAGTTCTATGCTTCTGTAAGACTTGATATACGTAAGAGTACACCAATAAAAGATGGAGATGAGATTTTGGGTAACCTTACACGTGTCAAGGTGGTAAAGAACAAAGTGGCTCCACCATTCAGAAAAGCAGATTTTGATATCGTATATGGAGAAGGTATATCCAAGACAGGTGAGATCATAGACTTAGGTACGGATCTCAATATCATCAAAAAAAGCGGATCTTGGTTTAGCTATGGCGATACTAAACTGGGACAAGGCCGTGAAGCTGCAAAATCAACAGTAAAAGATAATCCTGAATTGATGGAGGAATTGATAGATAAGATCACACAAGCCATCAAAACAGAGCATAAATAG
- a CDS encoding DEAD/DEAH box helicase family protein encodes MEEKISKSAFSEDSRVKFPTLMHLMGMGFKYVSLKGLKTKYVIAPKTEFDPLTNILTDYFTEAYNKLNPNVENGAAGKLLAKIQSSLMNDDLGRQFYNEILLNTGERIIDLSSPANFYKNNTFQVTTEMTCGDKDSDNYRPDITLFVNGLPLAFIEVKKENNHKGIQAETDRMKQRFVNPKYRRFLNLTQIMVFSNDMEYDSNEVTPTIGAFYATIGKKNTKYNCFREEGQDSFPIERHIRQVTLQEEEILLRDNNVPQYKNSSEYKTNCLANTPTKRICDSLFSFNRFHFLLKYGIAYVDYTNGLQKHIMRYPQLFATKAIERHLEAGKTKGIIWHTQGSGKTALSFYNVKYLTDYYSSKGIVPQFFFIVDRLDLMIQTQREFSYRGLKVNSVQTKDDFAKIISSGLTTQNREGKSEITVVNIQKFSNDSKALPKNAYNVPVQRIYFIDEAHRNYSPDGCFLKNLISSDSNAVKIALTGTPIISKEYNTKDIFGDYIHTYFYNASIADGYTRRLIREDIGSNYKIRLQEALNSIRVKAHSVRESDVYAHRTYVQPLLDYVINDLQQFRVKNEDNTLGGMVVCNSKEQAQMMYRLFLEKYADETELDNERDEDGATVYRSISAGEMEVKKTPCRKGCYRAALITYDSFDKETRAKWIELFKDGKIDLLIVFQMLQTGFDAPRLKKLYLHRMVKEHNLLQTLTRVNRPYKEIKYGYVVDFANIEEEYSKTNREYQEELEYEVGKDNLKHTDRLLVTMEEAKSRVDEARKVLDPYELGNPEIFSRQLNMEDDREVVRSIVRSLEDMRSLQNMLTAQGSEVEAVVEISDIHNLIKAARNRLDLLGFIDNADEKSNTRQLLNVALENIEFSFEKRGEGELEIQEQYRQSVEHARRQLQACMDTEDPEYRSILEEFLRLFRRKEMESQEEFNMHDKVQNVNDILKRIKRLNERDALEAIKYNGDTKFVRVEKRLKEKDKEEVEHKTLPRNYAWTEEKEKMTVVLLAIKEDVDDVYFHNQAILEVPAYFKRNILTYVTRHFKEGQINTDREVRKYVSEVINREYQVTR; translated from the coding sequence ATGGAAGAAAAAATATCAAAGTCAGCTTTCAGCGAGGACAGCAGAGTGAAATTTCCAACTCTTATGCACCTTATGGGCATGGGATTCAAGTATGTTTCCCTTAAAGGTCTGAAAACAAAGTATGTTATTGCTCCTAAGACGGAGTTTGACCCTCTCACGAATATTCTGACAGACTATTTCACGGAAGCCTACAATAAGCTCAATCCAAATGTAGAAAACGGAGCGGCTGGAAAGCTGCTTGCAAAGATACAGTCTTCACTAATGAATGATGATTTGGGACGACAATTCTATAATGAAATCCTGCTTAATACAGGCGAGAGAATCATAGACTTGTCCTCACCTGCAAATTTCTACAAGAACAATACTTTCCAAGTAACTACTGAAATGACATGTGGCGATAAGGATAGTGACAACTATCGCCCAGACATTACTCTTTTTGTAAATGGGTTGCCTTTGGCTTTTATTGAAGTAAAGAAAGAGAACAATCACAAAGGAATACAGGCGGAAACCGACCGTATGAAACAACGCTTCGTAAATCCCAAATACAGGCGTTTCCTTAACCTCACCCAAATTATGGTGTTTAGCAATGACATGGAGTACGACAGCAACGAGGTAACTCCAACTATCGGTGCTTTTTATGCCACAATCGGTAAGAAAAATACCAAATATAACTGTTTCCGTGAGGAAGGACAGGACAGCTTCCCCATAGAACGGCACATTCGGCAAGTAACTCTGCAAGAGGAGGAAATTCTGTTGCGTGATAACAATGTGCCTCAATACAAGAACAGCAGCGAGTACAAAACAAATTGCCTTGCCAACACCCCAACCAAGCGTATATGCGACAGTCTGTTCTCTTTCAATCGCTTCCACTTTCTGTTGAAATACGGCATTGCTTATGTGGATTACACAAATGGACTCCAAAAGCATATCATGCGCTATCCGCAACTGTTTGCGACCAAAGCCATTGAACGCCATTTGGAGGCTGGAAAGACAAAGGGTATTATTTGGCACACGCAAGGAAGTGGCAAGACTGCCTTGTCTTTTTACAACGTAAAGTATCTGACGGACTATTATTCCTCGAAAGGAATTGTTCCCCAATTCTTTTTTATTGTTGACCGCTTGGACTTGATGATACAAACCCAAAGAGAGTTTTCATATAGGGGGCTAAAAGTCAATTCGGTGCAGACAAAAGATGATTTCGCAAAGATTATCAGTAGCGGACTGACCACACAGAACAGGGAGGGCAAGTCGGAGATAACCGTCGTGAATATACAAAAGTTTTCCAACGACTCAAAGGCTTTGCCAAAGAACGCCTATAATGTTCCTGTGCAGCGCATCTACTTCATTGATGAAGCGCACCGCAATTACAGTCCTGATGGATGTTTCCTGAAAAATCTTATATCCAGCGACAGCAATGCTGTGAAAATAGCTTTGACGGGTACACCCATCATCAGCAAGGAATACAACACGAAAGACATTTTTGGAGATTACATACACACTTATTTCTACAATGCCTCCATTGCGGACGGCTATACGCGTCGCCTGATACGGGAAGATATTGGCTCCAATTACAAGATCAGGTTGCAAGAGGCTTTGAACAGCATTCGTGTAAAGGCTCATAGCGTTAGGGAAAGCGATGTATATGCACACAGGACATACGTTCAGCCCCTCCTTGACTATGTGATAAATGACTTGCAGCAGTTTCGTGTCAAAAACGAAGACAACACTTTGGGTGGTATGGTGGTATGCAATAGCAAGGAGCAAGCGCAAATGATGTACCGGCTCTTCCTTGAAAAGTATGCCGATGAAACCGAACTTGACAATGAAAGGGACGAGGATGGAGCAACGGTATATCGCAGTATCAGCGCAGGAGAGATGGAGGTCAAGAAGACCCCTTGCAGAAAAGGCTGCTATCGTGCGGCACTGATAACCTATGACAGCTTTGACAAGGAAACAAGAGCAAAGTGGATAGAACTTTTCAAAGACGGTAAGATAGATTTGCTTATCGTGTTTCAAATGCTTCAAACGGGTTTTGATGCACCTCGTCTAAAGAAGCTCTACCTGCACCGTATGGTTAAGGAGCACAATCTGCTCCAGACGTTGACCCGTGTCAATCGACCTTACAAAGAAATAAAGTATGGCTACGTGGTGGACTTTGCCAACATAGAGGAGGAATACAGCAAGACCAACCGAGAATACCAAGAGGAGCTTGAGTATGAGGTAGGGAAAGACAACCTCAAGCATACCGACCGGCTTCTTGTAACTATGGAGGAAGCCAAATCAAGAGTTGATGAGGCAAGAAAAGTGCTTGACCCCTACGAGTTGGGGAATCCTGAGATATTCTCCCGACAACTCAACATGGAGGACGACCGAGAAGTGGTCCGCAGCATTGTGCGTTCACTTGAAGATATGCGCAGTTTGCAGAATATGCTTACCGCACAAGGTTCTGAGGTAGAGGCAGTCGTTGAAATCAGTGACATCCACAACTTAATAAAAGCTGCCCGAAATCGTTTGGACTTGCTGGGCTTTATTGATAATGCTGACGAGAAATCCAATACTCGCCAACTTCTTAACGTGGCTTTAGAGAACATCGAGTTTTCCTTTGAGAAACGGGGAGAGGGAGAGTTGGAGATACAGGAGCAATACAGGCAGTCGGTAGAGCATGCACGTAGGCAGTTGCAAGCATGTATGGATACCGAAGACCCTGAATACCGCTCCATTTTGGAAGAGTTTCTCCGACTTTTCCGCAGGAAGGAAATGGAATCACAGGAAGAATTCAATATGCACGATAAAGTCCAGAATGTCAATGATATTTTGAAGCGCATCAAGCGATTGAACGAACGTGATGCCTTGGAAGCCATTAAATATAATGGTGATACAAAGTTCGTGCGAGTGGAGAAACGCCTGAAAGAAAAAGACAAGGAAGAGGTTGAGCATAAGACATTGCCTCGTAATTATGCTTGGACAGAAGAAAAAGAGAAAATGACCGTTGTCCTCCTTGCCATCAAGGAGGATGTGGATGATGTGTATTTCCATAATCAGGCAATACTTGAAGTACCTGCTTACTTCAAGAGAAACATACTTACATACGTTACACGCCATTTCAAAGAAGGGCAAATCAACACCGATCGTGAAGTGCGGAAATATGTAAGTGAGGTTATCAACAGAGAATACCAAGTAACAAGATAA
- the gmk gene encoding guanylate kinase — MSKIIIISAPSGTGKSTIIHYLMSNVPELNLCFSISATSRPPRGAEQEGVEYYFLTEEAFRKGIAQEDFIEYEEVYPGKFYGTLKSEITRIHALDKNVILDIDVLGALNIKKMYGPSALTIFVKPPSLDALRKRLEYRNTDTSKVIEERIRKAEFEINHSKDFDACFINDDLSKCCKEIEVYLRQQLK, encoded by the coding sequence GTGTCAAAAATAATCATTATATCTGCTCCTTCAGGTACAGGGAAAAGCACTATTATTCATTACCTCATGTCCAATGTACCAGAGCTCAATCTTTGCTTTTCTATTTCTGCAACAAGTAGACCTCCGCGAGGAGCTGAGCAAGAGGGAGTGGAATATTATTTTCTCACAGAAGAAGCCTTTCGTAAAGGTATAGCTCAGGAAGACTTTATCGAATATGAAGAGGTCTATCCCGGTAAGTTTTATGGAACACTAAAATCAGAAATTACAAGAATACACGCTCTTGATAAAAATGTAATTTTAGATATTGATGTTTTAGGGGCGCTTAACATTAAAAAAATGTATGGTCCCAGTGCCCTTACCATTTTTGTAAAACCACCTTCACTCGATGCATTACGTAAAAGACTCGAATACCGTAATACCGATACCTCCAAAGTTATTGAGGAAAGAATCAGAAAAGCTGAGTTTGAAATAAACCATTCAAAAGACTTTGATGCCTGCTTTATAAACGATGACTTAAGTAAATGTTGTAAAGAGATTGAAGTATATCTTAGACAACAACTAAAATAA